AGGGCAACCCAGATTGAGAGTTTATGTGCACCGTGCCAGTAGGACCAATCTTGGTGCCACGGACTGGCGAAGGTCGTCGTCTCGCTCTTAAAAACCACCTTATCACTGAGGAACTCAATATCCGGCGCGAAAATACTTTCTAAAATATCGAGTATCCGTTCATCACCGACTGCGGTTTGGAAGACGGGACTGCGTGCAGCTAAACCGACATACACGCCGTGCCCAGCGACTGCACCTGTTTCCGCCTTAACGGCTTCCAGAATGTCGATACACTCTAATTTGAGACGTTGGACTTCGCTGCGTTCAAACAGATTTGGTGCGATCGCGAAGCCGTCCCTTGAAAAATCGTCGCGCAGTGTCATCATGTTTTAATTCTACCTTGCGGAGAAACGACGTAGATTTGAATCATTGATATGCATTCCTTAAATTCGCTCTCCACTTCGTTACGAGCTGCTTTTATCTTTCAGGACTTACGCAAATTGGGCAAAAAACAGTGTATTTCCGTGATTTAACCCCCTAAAT
The sequence above is drawn from the Candidatus Poribacteria bacterium genome and encodes:
- a CDS encoding phytanoyl-CoA dioxygenase family protein codes for the protein MMTLRDDFSRDGFAIAPNLFERSEVQRLKLECIDILEAVKAETGAVAGHGVYVGLAARSPVFQTAVGDERILDILESIFAPDIEFLSDKVVFKSETTTFASPWHQDWSYWHGAHKLSIWVALDDATVENGCLKLFPGSHTSALVHDGDAGDGNGFGNRLQPGAVDESRAVTAELEAGGAVFFHDLTLHASHPNTSGEERWVWIPTYRDANAEDTDYPWAVAAKVLRGEKLKQRKGRMEG